A stretch of the Fusobacterium varium genome encodes the following:
- a CDS encoding ABC transporter periplasmic component protein has translation MNKKILKTLGLILTILILVGFGKTVAAEKKTGNDTALKETLVIAQKSDAKTLDPQKSIDTVSNKVMQMMFDTLTSMDENLNIEPGLAEKWERVDDYSMIFHLRKGVKFHNGDTMTAEDVKYSLDRAIASPQASYLFNPIKEVAIIDENTVKVTTKEPFGPLLKHLSTTNGSIINKRAAVEAGDDVFKNPVGTGQHKFKEWITGDRIVLESFPESWKGESKIKNVVFKNIPEVSNRMISLETGEIDVAFDIGIMDREAVMNHKKLELVEVEAPSSLYLAFDQTNPLFADIRVRQAIAYAVDNRVLAEAVFRGAAVPANSTLPTVVAGYNPDSNIYEVNIEKAKELLKEAGYPDGFNIKLWVNDESTRVDMCVIIQDQLKAVGINVEIEVFEWGTYLSKTLEQNKQLYLFSWNVSSGDADAALYPMFHSSQRNGSANRSNYVSKEADELLDKARNSVNEDERNLIYKEVQVILQRDLPHYTLVFPKLNLGMNKNVKGLVMKKTGYIDITNTYITKDNK, from the coding sequence ATGAACAAGAAAATTTTAAAAACATTGGGATTGATACTAACGATACTGATATTAGTTGGATTTGGAAAAACTGTTGCTGCTGAAAAGAAAACTGGTAATGATACTGCTTTAAAAGAGACTCTTGTTATAGCTCAAAAATCTGATGCTAAAACTCTTGACCCTCAAAAGAGTATTGATACTGTTTCAAACAAAGTTATGCAGATGATGTTTGATACTTTGACTTCTATGGATGAAAATCTTAATATCGAACCAGGGCTTGCTGAAAAATGGGAAAGAGTAGATGATTACAGCATGATCTTCCATTTGAGAAAAGGAGTTAAATTCCACAATGGAGATACAATGACTGCTGAAGATGTAAAGTACTCTCTTGACAGGGCAATAGCTTCTCCACAGGCTTCATACCTTTTTAATCCAATAAAAGAAGTTGCCATCATTGATGAAAACACTGTAAAGGTAACTACAAAAGAACCTTTTGGTCCTTTGCTAAAACATCTGTCTACTACTAATGGTTCTATTATCAACAAAAGAGCTGCTGTAGAGGCTGGGGATGATGTTTTCAAAAATCCTGTAGGAACTGGACAGCATAAATTCAAAGAATGGATAACAGGAGACAGAATAGTTCTTGAATCATTCCCTGAGAGTTGGAAAGGTGAATCAAAAATAAAAAATGTAGTTTTCAAAAATATCCCTGAAGTAAGCAACAGAATGATATCTTTGGAAACTGGTGAAATAGATGTAGCTTTCGATATTGGTATCATGGACAGAGAAGCTGTTATGAATCACAAGAAGCTTGAATTAGTAGAAGTGGAAGCTCCTTCAAGTCTTTACCTTGCTTTTGATCAGACAAATCCATTATTTGCTGATATCAGAGTAAGACAAGCCATTGCTTATGCTGTAGACAACAGAGTTCTTGCAGAAGCTGTATTCAGAGGTGCTGCTGTTCCGGCAAACTCAACACTTCCTACTGTAGTAGCTGGATACAATCCTGACTCTAATATCTATGAAGTAAATATAGAGAAAGCTAAGGAGCTTTTAAAAGAAGCTGGATACCCAGATGGCTTCAATATAAAATTATGGGTAAATGATGAGTCTACAAGAGTTGATATGTGTGTTATCATTCAAGATCAGCTGAAAGCTGTTGGGATAAATGTTGAAATAGAAGTTTTTGAATGGGGAACTTACCTTTCAAAAACATTAGAGCAAAATAAACAACTGTACCTTTTCTCATGGAATGTATCTTCCGGAGATGCTGACGCTGCTCTATACCCAATGTTCCACTCTTCACAGAGAAATGGTTCAGCTAACAGAAGCAACTATGTCTCTAAAGAAGCTGATGAGCTTTTAGATAAAGCAAGAAACTCTGTAAATGAAGATGAAAGAAACCTTATTTACAAAGAGGTACAAGTTATACTTCAAAGAGATCTTCCTCATTACACTTTAGTTTTTCCTAAACTTAATCTGGGAATGAATAAAAATGTAAAAGGGCTTGTTATGAAAAAAACTGGTTATATAGATATCACTAACACTTACATAACAAAAGATAATAAATAA
- a CDS encoding putative hydrolase, whose translation MKSQELAKEYKDYVLNMRREFHMNPEPSLQEYETSKRIKAELEKDGIECEIVADTGVVATIHGANSGKTVALRGDIDALAVIEQTGKEYASKVHGLMHACGHDSHGAMLLGAAKVLNRMKDEINGTVKLFFQPGEEVVLGAKKMIAAGVMEGVDAIMGIHVSSDVPSGQISADSGARMASGDMFKITVTGKGGHGARPEQCIDAVVVGSAIVMNLQPIISREYSPFDPAVLTVGEIKSGTRFNVIAPTAVLSGTTRCYSPEVRKNFFESITRVAKSTAEAYRATAEVEFTEGVGPTINDDNCAALARETAASLVGKENVITVPPSTGGEDFSFFSNIVPGIMVKLGTGNKEKGTDFPHHHEKFDIDEDMLEVGTALYAQFALNYLANDK comes from the coding sequence ATGAAATCACAAGAATTAGCTAAAGAGTACAAAGATTATGTCTTAAATATGAGAAGAGAATTTCATATGAATCCAGAACCAAGTCTTCAGGAATATGAAACTTCTAAAAGGATAAAAGCTGAACTGGAAAAAGATGGAATAGAATGTGAAATAGTTGCTGATACTGGAGTAGTTGCTACTATCCATGGAGCTAATTCTGGAAAAACTGTTGCACTGAGAGGAGATATTGACGCCCTTGCTGTTATTGAACAGACTGGGAAAGAATATGCTTCTAAAGTTCATGGGTTAATGCATGCATGCGGACATGACTCTCATGGAGCTATGCTTTTGGGAGCTGCTAAAGTTCTAAACAGAATGAAAGATGAAATAAACGGTACTGTAAAGCTTTTCTTCCAGCCAGGAGAAGAGGTAGTGCTTGGTGCTAAAAAAATGATAGCTGCTGGAGTTATGGAAGGGGTAGATGCAATTATGGGTATCCATGTATCATCTGATGTTCCTTCTGGGCAAATATCTGCTGACAGTGGAGCAAGAATGGCATCAGGAGACATGTTTAAAATAACTGTAACTGGAAAAGGGGGACATGGAGCAAGACCAGAGCAGTGTATAGATGCTGTTGTTGTTGGTTCTGCTATTGTTATGAACCTTCAGCCTATTATCAGCAGAGAGTATTCACCTTTTGACCCTGCTGTACTTACTGTGGGAGAAATTAAATCTGGAACTAGATTCAATGTTATAGCTCCTACTGCTGTATTGAGTGGTACTACTAGATGCTACAGCCCTGAAGTTAGAAAGAATTTCTTTGAGTCTATAACAAGAGTAGCTAAATCTACAGCTGAAGCCTACAGAGCCACTGCTGAAGTAGAATTTACAGAGGGAGTAGGGCCAACTATCAATGATGATAACTGTGCTGCATTAGCAAGAGAAACTGCTGCTTCTCTTGTAGGAAAAGAAAATGTTATCACTGTTCCTCCTTCTACTGGAGGAGAGGATTTCTCATTCTTCTCTAATATAGTTCCAGGAATTATGGTAAAACTTGGAACTGGAAACAAGGAAAAAGGAACTGACTTCCCTCATCATCATGAAAAATTTGATATAGATGAAGATATGCTTGAAGTTGGTACTGCATTGTATGCTCAATTTGCTTTAAACTACTTAGCTAATGATAAATAA
- a CDS encoding putative hydrolase, protein MNPEASMEEYNTSRRIREELDKAGIENRSIAGTGVIATIKGEHPGKTVALRGDIDALAVIEESGKEYASKIHGLMHACGHDTHGAMLLGSAMVLNEMKDKINGTVKFFFQPGEEVGKGAAAMVAEGALEGVDSVMGMHISSGLPSGTINADPGAKTASADYFKITVTGKGGHGAEPEKTIDAVVVGSAIVMNIQSLVSREFSPFDPLVVTIGSIHSGTRFNVIAPRAVIEGTVRYYNPEFKEKVPAAIERIAKATAEAYRASAEMEYSNLVKITINDDICTSIAHESAGKIVGQENVVETPPATGGEDFSEFSSIVPGVMCNLGARNEEKGTTYPHHHGKFDVDEDVFVDGVAFYAQYALDFLEKNKD, encoded by the coding sequence ATGAATCCTGAAGCAAGTATGGAGGAATACAACACTTCAAGAAGGATAAGAGAAGAGCTGGACAAAGCTGGTATTGAAAACAGAAGCATAGCTGGTACTGGGGTTATAGCAACTATCAAAGGTGAGCATCCCGGAAAAACTGTAGCTCTGAGAGGTGATATTGACGCTCTGGCTGTAATAGAAGAAAGTGGAAAGGAATATGCTTCAAAAATACATGGACTTATGCACGCCTGTGGACATGATACACATGGAGCTATGCTTCTTGGTTCTGCTATGGTTCTCAATGAAATGAAAGATAAAATAAATGGAACTGTTAAATTTTTCTTCCAGCCTGGTGAAGAAGTTGGCAAAGGAGCTGCTGCTATGGTAGCTGAAGGAGCTCTTGAAGGAGTAGATAGTGTTATGGGAATGCATATTTCCAGTGGACTTCCTTCTGGAACCATAAATGCTGATCCTGGTGCTAAAACAGCTTCTGCAGATTACTTTAAAATAACTGTTACAGGAAAGGGAGGACATGGTGCCGAACCTGAAAAAACAATAGATGCTGTTGTTGTTGGTTCTGCTATTGTTATGAATATTCAATCTCTTGTAAGCAGAGAATTCAGCCCTTTTGATCCTCTGGTTGTAACAATAGGCTCTATCCACTCTGGAACTAGATTTAATGTAATAGCTCCTAGAGCTGTTATTGAAGGAACTGTAAGATATTATAATCCTGAATTTAAAGAAAAAGTGCCAGCTGCAATTGAAAGAATAGCTAAGGCTACAGCTGAAGCATATAGAGCAAGTGCTGAAATGGAATATTCTAATCTAGTAAAAATCACTATCAATGATGACATCTGTACTTCTATAGCGCATGAATCTGCTGGAAAAATAGTTGGACAAGAAAATGTAGTAGAAACTCCTCCAGCTACTGGCGGAGAAGATTTTTCTGAATTTTCTTCTATTGTTCCTGGAGTTATGTGCAACTTAGGTGCCAGAAACGAAGAAAAAGGTACTACATATCCACATCATCATGGAAAGTTTGATGTAGATGAAGATGTATTTGTAGATGGAGTAGCATTCTATGCTCAATATGCCCTTGATTTCTTAGAAAAAAATAAGGATTAA
- the gtaB gene encoding UTP--glucose-1-phosphate uridylyltransferase: MKKVTKAVIPAAGLGTRVLPATKAQPKEMLVIVDKPSLQYIVEELVKSGITDIVIVTGRNKNSIEDHFDYSYELENTLQKDGKDELLEKIENLSTMANIFYVRQNLPKGLGHAILKAKPFIGDDPFVIALGDDIVDNPERPVAKQLIDVYEKYGSSIVGCQEVEEKDISKYGIVKPIERLDESTCVIEDFIEKPSIEEAPSNFACLGRYLLTGKIFKYLEEVKPGKGGEIQLTDAILDMLKDGERVLSYNFEGKRYDIGNKVGLLKANIEFGLKNEETREELLKYLKTELKLD; the protein is encoded by the coding sequence ATGAAAAAAGTCACAAAGGCAGTAATTCCAGCAGCAGGATTAGGAACAAGAGTATTACCTGCTACAAAGGCACAGCCTAAAGAGATGCTTGTAATAGTTGACAAACCTTCTTTACAATATATTGTAGAAGAGCTTGTAAAATCTGGAATCACAGATATAGTAATTGTTACAGGAAGAAATAAAAATTCTATAGAGGATCACTTTGACTATTCATATGAACTTGAAAATACATTACAAAAAGATGGAAAAGATGAGCTTTTAGAAAAAATAGAAAACCTTTCAACTATGGCAAATATTTTTTATGTGAGACAGAACCTTCCTAAAGGCTTGGGACATGCTATATTAAAAGCAAAACCTTTTATAGGAGATGATCCATTTGTTATAGCTCTGGGAGATGATATAGTAGATAATCCAGAAAGACCAGTAGCTAAGCAGCTGATAGATGTATATGAAAAATATGGATCAAGTATAGTAGGATGTCAGGAAGTAGAAGAAAAAGATATTTCAAAATATGGAATAGTGAAGCCTATTGAAAGACTTGATGAAAGTACTTGCGTCATAGAAGATTTTATAGAGAAACCATCTATTGAGGAAGCACCTTCAAATTTTGCATGTCTTGGAAGATACCTTCTTACAGGAAAGATATTCAAGTATCTTGAAGAGGTTAAACCTGGTAAAGGTGGAGAAATACAGCTTACAGATGCTATATTGGATATGCTTAAAGATGGGGAAAGAGTTCTTTCTTACAACTTTGAAGGAAAAAGATATGACATTGGGAATAAAGTAGGACTTCTAAAAGCTAATATAGAGTTTGGACTTAAAAATGAAGAAACAAGAGAAGAATTATTAAAATATTTAAAAACAGAACTTAAATTAGATTAA
- a CDS encoding peptide deformylase → MKREILLLGNEKLYQISEPVKPDEIETLKSVVQDLHDTLMDFREKYHVGRAIAAPQIGVKKRLLYMFIDKPVVFINPVLEFPDNEMMEVLDDCMSFPNLLVKVMRHKRCRIEYLDMNWKEQVMSLEGDLSELLQHEFDHLDGILATMRAIDNKSFVIKNVN, encoded by the coding sequence ATGAAAAGAGAGATTCTGCTTCTTGGAAATGAGAAATTGTATCAAATAAGTGAGCCTGTGAAACCAGATGAAATTGAAACTCTCAAATCTGTAGTTCAGGACCTCCATGATACATTGATGGATTTTAGGGAAAAATATCACGTTGGACGTGCTATTGCAGCACCTCAGATAGGAGTTAAAAAAAGACTTCTTTATATGTTCATTGATAAGCCTGTGGTATTTATAAATCCAGTTCTGGAATTTCCTGATAATGAAATGATGGAAGTATTAGACGATTGTATGTCTTTTCCAAATCTGCTTGTTAAAGTGATGCGTCATAAAAGATGCAGAATAGAATATTTAGATATGAACTGGAAAGAGCAGGTAATGTCTTTAGAGGGAGATCTTTCTGAGCTTTTACAACATGAGTTTGATCATCTGGATGGGATATTGGCTACAATGAGAGCTATAGATAATAAATCCTTTGTTATAAAAAATGTTAATTAA
- a CDS encoding autotransporter, whose product MKKRIFWGQLIAALLCIGNSAFSQTVWTDGDFTPSKGHTWINAGNWEYGGDVHIQNINEVIFESNMAGKPNTGVLSIEAGGKLTADGMVIVNQLGPTTGDAVLVTDGGKACFNGGLTANIINSSNNYYAVGVIKANSEFHVKGDTIINANFEKGYGLYLGEGTTNSFNKNSNDYGSVNIYTGKIGVYSLGNTDFNQNVNIYLNSNGATGLISNSTNTLSTTTFNGFVTVVNNSISDNTSSAYGLAVSNANGILNLNNGGKIIFGNNYTNGHEIGIYANKGIVNITGDFTVQSNSGGIQAAFYADNGGKINAVNSVMNLIGSMYANNSSLIQISMNDGSFWEGASYIGNGSTTDITMTGSQWKITDDSAVTNLNILNGTTVYLNADPDYNNFTARTLTISQNYYGDNSTIVFNTQLEDDNSITDKMIVEGDTSGTTKVRINNMGGNGAYTQNGIELISVLGVSDGEFIKDGRIVAGAYEYFLNRGDGITTDNNNWYLTSTIPSIIPPIVTPPDPVDPELIVPPLVVPPTADPIYRPESGSYLANAAAVNSLFIHTLHDRLGETQYTDTLNKKEKVSSIWVRNIGGYSTFRDNSNQLKTTNKKNVIQVGGDIADWSSNENNRYHLGFMAGYGFNHSKTESKKTSYISKGETEGFNLGIYGTYYANEIDKSGFYTDTWLTYSWFDNEVHGEELEKEKYKSRGVTASIESGYSFKIKNDDSHRKTYYIQPKAQIIYMGIDTDNHTEVNGTKVETKGNENIQTRAGIRVYANHFNSADRNNSKEIQPFIETNWIHNSEDIKVSMDDVNNKIRGTKDIGEVKIGTEIKINPNFNLWGNVSHQWGGSGYRDTKITIGVKYSF is encoded by the coding sequence ATGAAAAAAAGAATATTTTGGGGACAGTTGATTGCAGCTCTTCTATGTATAGGGAATAGTGCATTTTCTCAAACAGTTTGGACAGATGGAGATTTTACTCCATCTAAAGGACATACTTGGATTAATGCGGGAAATTGGGAATATGGAGGAGATGTTCATATTCAAAATATTAATGAAGTTATATTTGAATCAAATATGGCTGGTAAGCCTAATACTGGTGTGTTAAGCATAGAGGCAGGTGGAAAACTTACAGCTGATGGTATGGTAATTGTAAATCAATTAGGCCCTACAACTGGAGATGCAGTATTAGTTACTGATGGTGGTAAAGCATGCTTTAATGGAGGACTTACTGCCAATATAATAAACAGCAGCAATAATTACTATGCTGTTGGAGTTATTAAAGCAAATTCTGAATTTCATGTTAAGGGGGATACTATAATCAATGCTAATTTTGAAAAAGGATATGGGTTATATTTAGGTGAAGGAACTACTAACAGCTTTAATAAAAACAGTAATGATTATGGTAGTGTAAATATTTATACTGGAAAAATTGGAGTTTACAGTCTTGGAAATACAGACTTTAATCAGAATGTAAATATATATCTTAATTCAAATGGAGCAACAGGATTAATTTCCAATAGTACTAATACTTTATCTACTACAACTTTTAATGGTTTTGTTACTGTAGTAAATAATTCTATCAGTGATAATACATCTAGTGCTTATGGACTTGCAGTATCTAATGCAAATGGTATTCTTAATCTAAATAATGGCGGAAAAATAATATTTGGAAACAATTACACTAATGGACACGAAATAGGAATCTATGCCAATAAAGGAATTGTGAATATAACAGGGGATTTTACTGTTCAGAGTAATTCTGGTGGTATACAAGCTGCCTTTTATGCTGATAATGGTGGAAAAATTAATGCTGTGAATTCTGTTATGAATTTAATAGGAAGTATGTATGCCAACAATAGTTCTCTAATACAAATTTCAATGAATGATGGTTCTTTTTGGGAAGGAGCTTCATATATAGGAAATGGGAGTACTACTGACATTACAATGACTGGAAGCCAATGGAAAATTACAGATGATTCAGCAGTAACCAATCTAAACATATTAAATGGAACAACTGTTTATCTCAATGCTGATCCAGATTACAATAACTTTACTGCCAGAACTCTTACAATATCTCAAAATTATTATGGAGATAACAGTACAATAGTTTTTAATACTCAACTTGAAGATGATAACTCTATTACTGATAAAATGATAGTTGAAGGAGATACCTCTGGAACAACTAAAGTAAGAATTAATAATATGGGAGGAAATGGAGCCTATACACAGAATGGAATTGAACTTATTTCTGTTCTTGGAGTTTCTGATGGAGAATTTATAAAAGATGGGAGAATAGTGGCAGGAGCCTATGAATATTTTCTGAATCGTGGTGATGGAATCACTACAGACAATAATAATTGGTATCTGACAAGTACAATTCCTTCTATTATTCCACCTATTGTTACTCCTCCAGATCCAGTAGATCCTGAACTAATTGTTCCTCCATTAGTAGTTCCACCTACAGCTGATCCTATTTATCGTCCAGAATCTGGAAGTTATTTGGCAAATGCTGCAGCTGTAAATTCTTTATTTATTCATACACTTCATGATCGTCTAGGAGAAACACAATATACAGATACTCTGAATAAAAAAGAAAAAGTATCAAGTATATGGGTAAGAAATATTGGTGGATACAGCACATTTAGAGACAATTCAAATCAATTAAAAACTACAAATAAAAAGAATGTAATTCAGGTGGGAGGAGATATTGCTGATTGGAGCAGCAATGAAAACAACCGTTATCATTTAGGGTTTATGGCTGGATATGGGTTCAATCATAGTAAAACTGAATCAAAGAAAACTTCTTATATTTCAAAGGGAGAAACAGAAGGTTTCAATCTTGGAATATATGGAACATACTATGCTAATGAAATTGATAAATCTGGATTCTATACAGACACATGGCTGACATACAGCTGGTTTGATAATGAAGTCCATGGTGAAGAATTAGAAAAAGAAAAATACAAATCAAGAGGGGTTACAGCTTCAATTGAAAGTGGTTATAGCTTTAAAATAAAAAATGATGATTCTCATAGAAAAACATATTACATCCAGCCAAAAGCGCAGATTATATATATGGGCATTGATACTGATAACCATACTGAAGTCAATGGAACTAAAGTTGAAACTAAAGGAAATGAAAATATTCAAACTCGTGCAGGAATAAGGGTATACGCAAATCATTTCAACTCTGCAGACAGAAATAACAGCAAGGAAATTCAACCTTTTATTGAAACAAACTGGATTCATAACAGTGAAGATATCAAAGTATCTATGGACGATGTAAATAATAAGATAAGAGGTACAAAAGATATTGGAGAAGTAAAAATTGGAACAGAAATAAAAATAAATCCTAATTTTAACCTTTGGGGAAATGTTTCTCATCAATGGGGAGGAAGCGGATATAGAGATACAAAAATTACCATAGGCGTGAAATATAGCTTTTAA
- the metG gene encoding methionyl-tRNA synthetase → MSKNFYVTTPIYYVNGDPHVGSAYTTIAADVIARYKKTMGYDVFFLTGTDEHGQKIEETAKQKGYTPQEWTDIMAPKFVEMWKALNIEYTDFIRTTEPRHKEAVKKILKKVYDNGDIYKGEYSGKYCVSCETFVPENQIVNGNHCPDCGKELRVVKEESYFFKMSKYQDALLAHIDSHPDFILPRSRKNEVVSFIKQGLQDLSISRNTFEWGIPIEFAPGHITYVWFDALTNYLTAVGYENNPELFDKFWTNGEVMHLLGKDIVRFHAIIWPCMLLSAGVKLPDNVVAHGWWTSEGEKMSKSRGNVVDPVAESKKYGVDAFRYCLLREVQFGNDGDYSTKSVVTRINSDLANDLGNLLNRTLGMYKKYFDGVITAGTTRDTFDDEIENLWNETLNEVTEQMNIVQFSKSLEAIWKFISRLNKYIDETAPWTLAKDDDKKDRLAVVMNHLVNGLYKTAVMIYPYMPAAAQKIWNQLGIDKPVRDAKVADITGWNLLPVGHILGNAEPIFPRLDLEALEPKKDPMAVNPELVIENAVDISEFDKLKIQVVEILEAGKIAGADKLLKFKVSVGDHARQIVSGIAKSYPEPEKLVGKKVLAITNLKTVKLRGEVSQGMLLSTEDKVNGLKLVEVDKSVVVGSRAK, encoded by the coding sequence ATGAGTAAGAATTTTTATGTAACAACACCTATTTATTATGTAAATGGAGATCCACATGTTGGAAGTGCTTATACAACTATAGCAGCAGATGTTATAGCTAGATATAAAAAAACTATGGGATACGATGTATTCTTTTTGACTGGAACTGATGAACATGGACAAAAAATAGAAGAAACAGCCAAACAAAAGGGATATACACCTCAAGAGTGGACAGATATAATGGCACCAAAATTTGTGGAAATGTGGAAAGCTTTAAATATAGAATATACAGATTTTATAAGAACTACAGAGCCAAGACATAAAGAGGCTGTAAAGAAAATACTAAAAAAAGTTTATGATAATGGAGATATATATAAAGGAGAATATTCAGGGAAATATTGTGTATCTTGTGAAACATTTGTTCCTGAAAATCAAATAGTAAATGGAAATCATTGTCCTGACTGCGGAAAAGAATTAAGAGTAGTAAAAGAAGAATCATATTTCTTCAAAATGTCAAAATATCAGGATGCTCTTTTAGCACATATAGATTCTCATCCAGATTTCATTCTTCCTCGTTCAAGAAAGAATGAAGTTGTTTCTTTTATTAAACAGGGATTACAAGACTTATCTATATCAAGAAATACTTTTGAATGGGGTATTCCAATAGAATTTGCTCCTGGACATATAACTTATGTATGGTTTGATGCTCTTACTAACTATCTTACAGCAGTAGGATATGAAAATAATCCTGAATTATTTGATAAATTTTGGACTAATGGAGAAGTTATGCATCTGTTAGGAAAAGATATAGTAAGATTCCATGCTATTATTTGGCCTTGTATGCTTTTATCAGCAGGAGTAAAACTTCCAGATAATGTTGTTGCTCATGGATGGTGGACTTCTGAAGGGGAAAAAATGTCTAAATCTAGAGGGAACGTAGTAGATCCAGTAGCAGAAAGCAAAAAATATGGTGTAGATGCTTTCAGATATTGTCTTCTTAGAGAAGTTCAATTTGGAAATGATGGAGATTATTCAACAAAATCAGTAGTTACTAGAATAAATTCTGATCTTGCAAATGATTTAGGAAATCTATTAAATAGAACATTAGGAATGTATAAAAAATATTTTGATGGTGTAATTACTGCTGGAACAACAAGAGATACTTTTGATGATGAAATAGAAAATTTATGGAATGAAACTTTAAATGAAGTCACTGAACAGATGAATATAGTTCAATTTTCAAAATCTCTTGAAGCAATATGGAAATTTATATCAAGACTTAATAAATATATTGATGAAACTGCACCTTGGACACTTGCAAAAGATGATGATAAAAAAGATAGATTGGCAGTTGTAATGAATCATTTAGTAAATGGATTGTATAAAACTGCTGTAATGATTTATCCATATATGCCTGCTGCTGCTCAAAAAATCTGGAATCAGTTAGGGATAGATAAACCTGTAAGAGATGCTAAAGTAGCTGATATTACAGGATGGAATCTTCTTCCAGTTGGGCATATTTTAGGAAATGCTGAACCAATATTCCCAAGACTTGATTTAGAAGCTCTTGAACCTAAAAAAGACCCAATGGCAGTAAATCCAGAATTAGTAATAGAAAATGCTGTAGATATTTCTGAATTTGATAAATTAAAAATACAGGTTGTGGAAATATTAGAAGCTGGAAAAATAGCTGGAGCAGATAAACTTCTTAAATTTAAAGTAAGTGTTGGAGATCATGCTAGACAGATAGTTTCTGGTATTGCAAAATCATATCCAGAACCTGAAAAATTAGTAGGTAAAAAAGTTCTTGCTATAACTAATTTAAAAACTGTTAAACTTAGAGGAGAAGTGTCTCAAGGAATGCTTTTAAGTACTGAAGACAAAGTAAATGGATTAAAATTAGTAGAAGTAGATAAAAGTGTAGTAGTAGGGTCAAGAGCAAAATAA
- a CDS encoding putative transporter, translated as MGAKLRNVSAMLIFGTIGLFVKNIDLTSSEIALVRGVIGGIVLVVVSLLTKNKVSFKDVKENLLLLLLSGGAIGLNWIFLFQAYKYTTISNATLSYYFAPVFVLLLSPFILKEKLTLKKILCVACAMLGMIRIVGNSGGAAEGRNDFLGISYGLTAAAFYASVVIMNKFLKNLKSLETTYIQLILAAVVLMPYVFTVEGFNIFRMPVPSIPYILILGVVHTGLAYLLYFSSLKELKGQTIAVMSYIDPISAVIISAIFLRERMGLLQIAGGVLILGSTLISELTKNKEE; from the coding sequence ATGGGAGCGAAGTTAAGAAATGTAAGTGCAATGCTGATATTTGGAACAATAGGATTATTTGTAAAAAATATAGATTTGACTTCCAGTGAAATAGCATTGGTAAGAGGAGTAATAGGGGGAATTGTTCTTGTTGTAGTTTCTCTTCTTACAAAAAATAAAGTTTCTTTTAAAGATGTAAAAGAAAATCTTCTGCTTCTATTATTATCAGGGGGAGCAATTGGATTGAACTGGATATTTTTGTTTCAGGCATATAAATATACAACTATTTCTAATGCTACATTAAGTTATTATTTTGCACCAGTTTTTGTTCTGCTTCTTTCGCCATTTATACTGAAGGAAAAACTTACTCTAAAAAAAATACTTTGTGTTGCCTGTGCAATGCTGGGAATGATACGTATAGTAGGAAACAGTGGGGGAGCTGCTGAGGGGAGAAATGATTTTTTAGGAATTTCTTATGGACTTACAGCAGCAGCTTTTTATGCCAGTGTTGTGATTATGAATAAATTTCTAAAAAATTTAAAAAGTCTTGAAACAACTTACATACAATTAATTTTAGCAGCAGTTGTACTTATGCCCTATGTATTTACTGTTGAAGGATTTAATATTTTCAGAATGCCTGTACCTTCAATACCATATATATTGATATTGGGAGTAGTTCATACTGGACTTGCCTATCTGCTGTATTTTTCATCTTTGAAAGAATTGAAAGGTCAAACTATAGCAGTTATGAGTTATATAGATCCTATATCTGCTGTAATAATTTCAGCTATATTTTTAAGAGAAAGAATGGGACTCTTGCAGATAGCAGGAGGTGTTCTAATTTTAGGTTCAACTTTAATAAGTGAGCTTACAAAGAACAAGGAGGAATAA